One genomic region from Bacteroidales bacterium encodes:
- a CDS encoding Omp28 family outer membrane lipoprotein: protein MKNLLKLSLIIFIVLFSACDVIEGPYIEGSTTGIDTTEKIVKKVLIEEYTGHLCINCPTAALIIHDLKQLYGIQLTVIAVHSGYNATLAAPNFMTDFRTPVGNDLNSFFNIGDIAPKGVVNRTKFNNSYALDKDAWGSAISEILAKELEANIKVEKTYNSVDSTVSITTNLEFFSEISDPIKLSAYFTEDNIIDYQKNNNAEIGATPEIPDYAHMHVLRGALNNTWGDEILPSGSSNGLKTSKTIHGKLPNNIKNVDNVNLVVFIYNANTMEIIQVEEVKLK, encoded by the coding sequence TTAATTATATTTATTGTACTTTTTTCAGCATGTGATGTAATTGAAGGTCCATACATAGAAGGCTCTACAACAGGAATAGATACTACTGAAAAAATAGTAAAAAAAGTTCTTATTGAAGAATACACAGGACACTTATGCATAAACTGCCCTACAGCAGCATTAATAATACATGATTTGAAACAACTTTATGGCATACAATTAACTGTTATTGCTGTGCATTCAGGATATAATGCCACTTTAGCAGCTCCCAATTTTATGACAGATTTCAGAACTCCTGTTGGCAACGATTTAAATTCTTTTTTCAATATTGGCGATATAGCTCCTAAAGGTGTTGTAAATAGAACAAAATTTAACAATAGCTACGCTTTAGATAAAGATGCATGGGGAAGTGCAATTTCTGAAATTTTAGCAAAGGAACTAGAAGCAAACATTAAAGTTGAAAAAACATATAACAGTGTTGATTCAACAGTAAGCATTACCACTAATTTGGAATTTTTCTCCGAAATAAGCGACCCAATAAAACTATCTGCCTATTTTACAGAGGATAACATAATTGATTATCAAAAAAACAATAATGCGGAAATTGGCGCTACACCAGAAATTCCAGACTACGCCCATATGCATGTTTTAAGAGGCGCACTGAACAACACTTGGGGAGATGAAATTTTGCCCTCAGGCAGTTCAAATGGTCTTAAAACGAGCAAAACCATTCACGGGAAATTACCTAATAACATAAAAAATGTTGACAATGTAAACCTTGTTGTTTTCATATATAATGCTAATACTATGGAAATCATTCAGGTTGAAGAAGTTAAGTTGAAATAA